TGGAACGAATCAACTAAAGATTTAGGAATCATGCCACTAAAACAGGGGGATGCCGACGTCTGGGCGGCAAGCCCGTTTTTAGTCGGCCTTCCTCTTAGTGACGAGCCGATGAGGCCTTATCGTAGGCTCATTTCTAAAGTCGCATCGTTGCTGGGCGCTTGCGCCGGACGTGACTAGTCGGTTATTTCGTTATCCCAAGCACCTAATTTTATGCTTTCTTATTTTGTAAAAAAGAACACCAGTGGGTGCTCTTTTTTTGCGTTTAAAATCCTTTTGCTTTAAAACGATAATAGTTGTCTTTTAAATAGAGGTTATGTTTTGTCGCAATGGAAAACAGGAGGTATAGCAGCTTGCTTAATAACGCAAAATATTATAATGGCACCAATGACAGCCCTCCTTTTTGTATTTAAAATCAGACTTCATGTTAAAGTGAAACGCTCATCAGTCAAGTATATTGGAATTTATAACTAGGTAGACCGGGAAAATGGATGGTGTTTTAAATAAGACACCTGATTCTTTATCCCGTATATAAGGTGCTGTAAGATTCCCACTTCATGGAGTTGGATAATATCTGTATATAAATGCTAATTTAAGTACGTACAAAAATGCTCGTTTAACCGTGTAGATTTTTGATCCCCAGTGTATATTATAACTTTACTTGGATGGGCGAGCATGATAGCCTTGTTCGGTCAGCCAGCCCTTGTAATAGCTGGCTTTTGGCTGCCGAATCATGCGAGTAGAGGTCTCCATGTCAAGTGGTAATTATTCATGCACATGTATAGGGAAGCACACTTTAAGCAAAAGTGTACATGCTTAGACAAGCAAAAATGTACATTTTGAAATGGACATTGATAATCTGTACTGCAACAAGTCTAAGTGGGAGATAACAGTACCTAAATACCCTATTTCGTAAAAAGCCTTTAGGTCATACCATTACGGTATTTAACAATCAATGGGGGTGAATGAAAACCCCCACTGATTGAAGATTCACTTTACATCGTTTTTCATAAGCGAAATTTTTTTGTGTACGGTTATATTCTAAGTACGTAAAAAGAATAAAAACCCCAATTGTAAATTTAGTGTTAAAAATATTTATAACTACTTTACAAAAAGTTTATATATACTTAATATTGGTATGGTGCGACAAGATTCAACATGATGAAGGGTAGGTATGAATTTTGGAAATTGATATTCAGAAACTGATTTTTGAATTCATCGGTGGGCTAGGTATTTTCCTTCTTGGTATTAAATATATGGGAGAAGGCCTTCAAAAGTCAGCCGGCGATCGATTACGAGATATTTTGGATAGATTTACAAGCAATCCGTTTATGGGTGTGCTCGCTGGAGTCATTGTTACCATTTTAATTCAAAGTAGTTCGGGTACAACGGTTTTAACTGTAGGACTTGTCAATGCTGGCTTTATGACATTAAGACAGGCAATTGGTGTAATTATGGGAGCGAATATAGGTACAACTATTACAGCTTTTATTATTGGAATTGATATTGGAGCATATGCATTACCAATTATCGCAGTCGGTTGTTTTCTGTTGTTTTTCTTTAAAAATAAAAAAGCAAATGCGATTGGACAAGCTGTATTTGGATTTGGTGCATTATTCTTTGGTTTAGAGCTAATGAGTAACGGAATGAAACCATTACGAAGTTTGGAAGCATTCCAAGAATTAACGGTTAGCATGAGTGATACTCCGATTCTTGGGGTTGTTATCGGTACGGTTTTTACATTAATTGTGCAAAGTTCTAGTGCAACGATTGGTATTTTACAAGGGCTATTTGCTGAAGGCGCAATGGAATTAAAAGCAGCTATTCCTGTTCTGTTTGGTGATAACCTTGGTACAACCATTACAGCAGTATTAGCTTCTCTTGGGGCTACTGTAGCGGCAAAACGCGCTGCATTTACACATGTTATTTTTAACCTTGTAGGAGCTACCGTTTTTATCATTATTCTTGATTTATTTACAATATTTGTCGCTTTCCTACAGGACCAATTTTCGCTTAGCCCGGAAATGACGTTAGCATTTGCGCATGGAAGCTTTAATATTACCAATACAATTATCCAATTTCCATTTATTGGGGGATTGGCCTGGTTGGTAACAAAAATGATCCCCGGCGAAGATTCGATTATAGAATACAAGCCCAAACATTTGGATCCTATCTTTATACAGCAATCTCCGACATTGGCGTTAGACCAAGCGAAATCGGAACTTGTTCGCATGGGAGAGTATGCATATAAAGGTTTAGAAGAAACAAATAAGTATTTAAATACACATTTAATGAAGCATTCTGAAATGGCGATGCAAATTGAAGGAGCTTTAAATAATTTAGATCGGAAAATTACGAATTATTTAATAAGTTTGTCAACGGAATCACTTTCTGAATTAGAAAGTGCAAAGCATTCTACATTATTGGATTCTGTTCGTGATATTGAACGTATAGGGGATCATTTTGAGAATATTGTTGAGCTCATCGACTATAAAATTTCCAATAAAGTACATTTAACAGATAAGGCAAAAGAAGACTTAAATGAAATGTTTGAATTAACAATTTCTACTGTCCAGCAAGCAGTAGAAGCTCTAGAAGATATGAATCGAGAGGAAGCACTTGCTGTTATTCAAAAAGAAGACCAAATCGATAAGATGGAGCGGAACTTCCGTAAACGACATATTATCCGTATGAATGAAGGAGTTTGCAGTGGTTCCGGGGGGATTGTGTTTGTTGATATTATTAGTAATTTAGAACGGATTGGGGATCATGCTGTGAATATTGCTGAGGATGTATTAGGAGATTAACCTTTACTTTTTCTGCCTCGTCTCTAATTGGGATGAGGCAGAGGAGCTTTGGTTACTTAATAAAAAATAGAAAATTTTAATTTTGTCTTTTTGTATTGCATTCCCAATCAAATGATGCTATAGTTAATATTGTCGTTTTTAAGAGATGGCGACATATGATATACATAATCGAACAAAATTAAATTTTTCTTTATTAAACGATTGACAGAAGTTGTCGAACGTGGTAAATTATATCTTGTCGCTATAATATAAGGTGACATTAAAACTGTTCCACAGTAGCTCAGTGGTAGAGCAATCGGCTGTTAACCGATCGGTCGTAGGTTCGAATCCTACCTGTGGAGCCAAATTGGCGGTGTAGCTCAGCTGGCGAGAGCGTACGGTTCATACCCGTGAGGTCGTGGGTTCGATCCCCTCCACCGCCATTATTATTTAATTCGTACGGCGGTCGTGGCGAAGTGGTTAACGCACCGGATTGTGGCTCCGGCACACGTGGGTTCGATCCCCACCGGTCGCCCCATTAATAAACGAATTGGACCCTTAGCTCAGTTGGTTAGAGCTATCGGCTCATAACCGATCGGTCGCAGGTTCGAGTCCTGCAGGGTCCACCATTATTTACTTGGAGGTATACCCAAGTCTGGTTGAAGGGATCGGTCTTGAAAACCGACAGGGGTGTAATAGCCCGCGGGGGTTCGAATCCCTCTACCTCCTCCATACATAAGATTTTTTCGAAATACAACTTTACATATAGGCTCGGTAGCTCAGTCGGTAGAGCAAGGGACTGAAAATCCCTGTGTCGGCGGTTCGATTCCGTCCCGAGCCACCATTTTTGTAACAAGCATTTGCTTGTTTTTTTGTTGTATAGGAAACGATAAAATGAGGTGCTTGTGGATAATGAAATAATCGAATAGTCACGTCCGGCGCATGAGCCCGGCAACGATGCGACTTTAGAAATGCACCCTACGATAAGGCCTCATCGGTTCATCGTAAAGAGGAAGGCCGACTAAAAACGGGCTTGCCGCTCAGGCGTCGGCATGTTCCTGTTTTTAGTGGTATGATTCCTAAATCTTTAGTTGATTCGTTCCATTCGCTACGTTGCTAAACGGGCGCCCCGCGCCTTTGTTCCACTATAGGAAAGTATAAGATTTCTTTGTTTATAGTATAAGAAAAACAAAAGGCTTTCGCCATAAGACTTGGCGACAAGCCAAGTTTTTCTAATATTGGCTAAAAATGAATTACTGTATACGATCCTGCAATCATTGCCTTCCTCTAGCAAACGGGTTTTCACCCTTTCAAGAAATTTAAGCTCACTCCTTTTTTTAAGGGTTGTGAGATAAGTTGCTTCGTTTAACTTGGTAAATAAATGCATATGATTTGCAACATCTAATAAGCTTTGATACCCTTTCAATAAAAGGGTGAATATTCGATCCTTTTTTACAAAATGGATATGAGGAGGAAGGAATAATGGCTAAATTTGAATTACCTGAACTACCATATGCTTATGATGCATTAGAGCCTACGATTGACAAGGAGACAATGAACATTCACCATACGAAGCACCATAATACGTATGTCACTAAATTAAACGGTGCTTTAGAAGGACATGCAGAGCTGCAAAATAAATCTTTAAAAGATTTAATGAGCAATTTAGATGCTGTGCCAGAAAATATCCGTACTGCAGTAAGAAACAATGGTGGTGGACATGCTAACCACAGTCTTTTCTGGAAAGTTCTTTCCCCAAATGGTGGTGGAGAACCTACAGGAGAACTCGCTACTAAAATGAAGGATGCTTTTGGAAGCTTTGATAAGTTCAAAGAACAATTCGAAAGTGCTGCAGCTGGACGCTTTGGTTCAGGATGGGCTTGGTTAGTTGTTAATAACGGAAATCTAGAGATTATGAGCACGCCAAACCAAGATTCTCCATTAATGGAAGGTAAAACGCCTATTTTTGGGGTAGATGTTTGGGAACACGCATATTATCTAAAATATCAAAACAGACGTCCAGAATATCTTTCAGCGATCTGGAATGTTGTTAACTGGGACGAAGTAGCTAAAAACTATAATGAAGCAAAATAATATAGATACAACAGTAAAAAGCATGTGATAAGTCACATGCTTTTTATTTGGTTACATAAATATGAACAGTTTTGAGGGTTTCAGCTTGATTCTCCATATGTACAGTACTTCAGGTTTAATAAACTGAAAGGCGTTGATTGGGTAAAAATTATCCAGCAATTATAGTTAACCATTTCTCTTCATGTTTTCGATATGCGGTTGTTTGTATATCTGTTTCTCAATTGCTCAAACTAGTAGTGACATAAAAAAGGGGAATCAGATATGCAGAAAAGCCACTTCTTTCATTTTGACAACAATAATATTAATAAGGACTTCATCTTTTTACTTATAATCGGCGGTTTGTATTCATTAGGTCTGTTTCTATCCAATACATTTGTAAATATTTATCTGTGGAAACAGTCAGG
This genomic interval from Virgibacillus pantothenticus contains the following:
- a CDS encoding Na/Pi cotransporter family protein; the protein is MEIDIQKLIFEFIGGLGIFLLGIKYMGEGLQKSAGDRLRDILDRFTSNPFMGVLAGVIVTILIQSSSGTTVLTVGLVNAGFMTLRQAIGVIMGANIGTTITAFIIGIDIGAYALPIIAVGCFLLFFFKNKKANAIGQAVFGFGALFFGLELMSNGMKPLRSLEAFQELTVSMSDTPILGVVIGTVFTLIVQSSSATIGILQGLFAEGAMELKAAIPVLFGDNLGTTITAVLASLGATVAAKRAAFTHVIFNLVGATVFIIILDLFTIFVAFLQDQFSLSPEMTLAFAHGSFNITNTIIQFPFIGGLAWLVTKMIPGEDSIIEYKPKHLDPIFIQQSPTLALDQAKSELVRMGEYAYKGLEETNKYLNTHLMKHSEMAMQIEGALNNLDRKITNYLISLSTESLSELESAKHSTLLDSVRDIERIGDHFENIVELIDYKISNKVHLTDKAKEDLNEMFELTISTVQQAVEALEDMNREEALAVIQKEDQIDKMERNFRKRHIIRMNEGVCSGSGGIVFVDIISNLERIGDHAVNIAEDVLGD
- a CDS encoding superoxide dismutase, coding for MAKFELPELPYAYDALEPTIDKETMNIHHTKHHNTYVTKLNGALEGHAELQNKSLKDLMSNLDAVPENIRTAVRNNGGGHANHSLFWKVLSPNGGGEPTGELATKMKDAFGSFDKFKEQFESAAAGRFGSGWAWLVVNNGNLEIMSTPNQDSPLMEGKTPIFGVDVWEHAYYLKYQNRRPEYLSAIWNVVNWDEVAKNYNEAK